The Streptomyces sp. R28 region CGCGGCCCACTGCACCAGCCGCAGCCGCTCCTTCAGCAGCAGTACGCCGATCGCGATGGTGACGAGCGGATTGATGAAGTACCCGAGTGAGGCCTCGACGACGTGGCCCGTGTTCACGGACCAGATGTAGAGGCCCCAGTTGACGGTGATCACGCCGGCGGCCAGGGCGACGAGCGCCAGCCGCCGCGGCTGCCGTATCAGCTCACCCGCCCAGGCCCAGCGCCGTACGACGATCAGTGCGACCGCCACGAAGACGAGGGACCAGGCCATCCGATGGGCGAGGATCTCGACCGCCCCGGCGGGCTTCAGCAGGGGCCAGAAGAGGGGAACGAGCCCCCACATCCCATAGGCCGCGAAGCCGTTCAGTACTCCTATGTGCCGCTCGCCGCCCGATTTCCCGGTCACGGCCCCTCCTTCGCGCCCTCGTCCGGCCGCGTCCTTGCGGCGGCTCGCACGAAGGTAACGCCGAACACCCCCGCCTGTCATGTCCGTATCGCCATACGGTCATGACAGGCGGGGGTGCGGCACTCAGGGCGTACTGGGGGGAGTTCAGCCCTTGAGCGCGGCTCCGATCGACTCGGCGATCGGAGTGGTCGGGCGGCCGGTCAGGCGGGACAGGTCCCCGCTGCCGATGGCCAGCTCACCCTTCTCGATGGAGGTGTCCACACCGGCCAGGATCGCGGGGAGCGGCTCGGGCAGCCCGGCGCCGGTCAGGATGCCGACGAGGTCCTCGGCGGAGACGGCGTTGTTGGCGATCTCCTTGCCGCTCTGTCGGCTCAGCTCCGCGGCGTACTCGGCGAAGCTCCACGCGACGTCGCCGCCCAGCTCGTACGTCTTGTTCTCGTGCCCCTCGCCGGTCAGTACGGCGACGGCGGCGGCCGCGTAGTCGGCGCGGGCGGCGGAGGAGACGCGGCCCTCGCCGGCGGCGTGGGTGACGGCGTTGTACTGGAGGACCGGGGCGAGGTTCTCGGTGTAGTTCTCGTGGTACCAGCCGTTGCGCAGCAGCACGTACGGCAGGCCGGACTCCAGGAGCACCTTCTCGGTGCCGCGGTGGTCGTCGGCGAGCGCGGCCGTGAGGCTGCCGGGGGCGCTGGTGTAGGCGAGGAGGGCGACACCTGCGGCCTTGGCGGGGTTGATGACGACCTTGTGCTGGCCGACACGGTCGTTGCCGACCTCGCTGCCGGATATGAGCAGGACCTTGTCGCCGGCCGCGAACAGTGCGTCGAAGGTGTCGGGGGTGTTGTAGTCGGCGACTGCGATCTTCACGCCGCGCTCGGCCAGGTCGGCGCCCTTCTCGGGGGTGCGGACGACGGCGGTGACCTGGTCGGCCGGAACCTTCTCCAGCAGCTGTTCCACTACATGGCGGCCCAGGTGTCCGTTGGCTCCGGTGACGACGATGCTCATGATCAGAACTCCTTGTGGGGTGCGTTGGCACTAACCCTAGGAGGTGCGCTAACTCAGCGAAAGTACCCACTTTGAAGTAAGGTACTTGCATGGCAGTAAGTACCCGTACCGTGGCAAGCGTGTCGACGAGCATGACGGCGAACGCGTCCAGCGCGACGGCCGACGCGACGACCCCCAAGTACGTCGTCGGCGAGGAGATGTGTCCCTACCGCCTCGTCCTGGAGCACGTCACCAGCCGCTGGGGCGTCCTCGTCCTGATCGAACTCCTGGAACGCCCCTACCGCTTCAGCGAACTGCGCCGCGCGATCGGCCGGGTCAGCGAGAAGATGCTCACCCAGACCCTCCAGACCCTGGAGCGCGACGGCCTGGTCCACCGCGACGCCAAGCCGGTGATCCCCCCGAGGGTCGACTACTCCCTGACCGATCTGGGCCGCGAGGCGGCGCAGCAGGTACGGGGTCTGGCGCTGTGGACCAGTGAGCGGATGGGGGAGGTGCAGAAGGCGCGCGAGGCGTACGACGCGCGCCGGAGTGCCTCCTGAATCGCATGCTCGTCCTGGCGCCCTCTCCTTCCTCTCGTCGGATCGGGAGCGGGGCACGGCTGCCCGACGCGTGACCAAGAAGGACCCCCCGCAAGGCGTGACGACGAAGGGCCTGGGTGGCCGCAGCGCACCCAGGCCCGTACGTGTCGCCGGAGCGTCAGCCCACCACCGTCCAGGTGTCCCCACCTGCCAGCAGCGCGGCCAGATCCCCCTTGCCGTTCTGCTCGATCGCCGTGTCCAGCTGGTCGGACATCTGGGTGTCGTACACCGGGCGCTCCATCGAGCGGAACACGCCGATCGGCGTGTGGTGCAGGGTGTCCGGGTCGGCCAGGCGGGAGAGGGCGAAGGCCGTGGTCGGGGACGCGGAGTGGGCGTCGTGGATCAGGATCTGCGACTCGTTCTGCGGCGTCACGGTGACGACCCTGAGGTCACCGGTCTGCGTGTCCCGTACGACGCCCCGCGCGCCGTCGGTTCCGAAGCGGATCGGCTGCCCGTGTTCGAGGCGGATCACCGCCTCCTCGGCCTGCTGCTTGTCCTTGAGGACCTCGAAGGCGCCGTCGTTGAAGATGTTGCAGTTCTGGTAGATCTCGATCAGCGCCGTCCCCTTGTGGGCGGCCGCCTCACGCAGGACCTGGGTGAGGTGCTTGCGGTCGGAATCGACCGTGCGTGCCACGAAGGAGGCCTCCGCGCCGATCGCCAGTGAGACCGGGTTGAAGGGCGCGTCCAGTGAGCCCATCGGTGTCGACTTGGTGATCTTGCCGACCTCGGAGGTCGGGGAGTACTGGCCCTTCGTCAGGCCGTAGATCCGGTTGTTGAACAGCAGGATCTTGAGGTTGACGTTGCGCCGCAGGGCGTGGATCAGGTGGTTGCCGCCGATCGACAGCGCGTCACCGTCACCGGTCACCACCCATACGCTCAGGTCCCGCCGTGACGTGGCCAGGCCCGTCGCGATCGCGGGGGCGCGGCCGTGGATGGAGTGCATGCCGTACGTGTTCATGTAGTACGGGAAGCGGGACGAACAGCCGATGCCCGAGACGAAGACGATGTTCTCCTTGGCCAGGCCCAGCTCCGGCATGAAGCCCTGGACCGCGGCGAGGATCGCGTAGTCACCGCAGCCGGGGCACCAGCGCACTTCCTGATCGGACTTGAAGTCCTTCATGGACTGGCGGGCCTCGGCCTTGGGGACGAGCGAGAGCGCCTCGATCGTGCCCGTGCCTTCCGTGGACGTCTCAGCCATCGATGGCCTCCTTGAGCGCCTTGGCGAGCTGCTCCGCCTTGAACGGCATGCCGTTGACCTGGTTGTACGAGTGGGCGTCCACCAGGTATTTCGCCCGGACCAAAGTGGCGAGCTGGCCGAGGTTCATCTCGGGGATCACCACCTTCTCGTAGCGTCCGAGTACCACGCCCAGGTTGCGCGGGAACGGGTTCAGGTGGCGTAGATGCGCCTGCGCGATCGACTCGCCCGCGGTACGCAGGCGGCGGACCGCGGCCGTGATCGGGCCGTACGTCGATCCCCAGCCCAGCACCAGCGTCTTCGCCTCGTGCGGGTCGTCTACCACCAGGTCCGGCACCTCGATGCCGTCGATCTTGGCCTGGCGGGTGCGGACCATGAAGTCGTGGTTGGCCGGGGCGTAGGAGATGTTGCCCGTGCCGTCCTCCTTCTCGATGCCGCCGATCCGGTGCTCCAGGCCCGGCGTGCCCGGGACCGCCCACGGCCGGGCGAGGGTCTGCGGGTCGCGCTTGTACGGCCAGAAGACCTCGCTGCCGTCCTCCAGGGTGTGGTTCGGCCCCTGCGCGAACTGCACGGTCAGGTCCGGCAGCTCGTCCAGCTCCGGGATCCGCCAGGGCTCCGAACCGTTGGCCAGATAGCCGTCCGACAGCAGCATCACCGGAGTGCGGTACGTCAGCGCGATGCGCGCCGCCTCCAGGGCCGCGTCGAAACAGTCGGCCGGCGTGCACGGGGCGACGATCGGCACCGGGGCCTCGCCGTTGCGGCCGAACATCGCCTGGAGCAGGTCCGCCTGCTCGGTCTTGGTCGGCAGGCCGGTCGAGGGCCCGCCGCGCTGGATGTCGATCACCAGCAGCGGCAGCTCCAGCGAGACGGCCAGCCCGATGGTCTCGGACTTCAGGGCCACACCGGGACCGGAGGTCGTGGTGACCGCCAGCGAGCCGCCGAAGGCCGCGCCCAGCGCCGCGCCGATGCCGGCGATCTCGTCCTCGGCCTGGAAGGTCCGTACACCGAAGTTCTTGTGCCGGCTCAGCTCGTGCAGGATGTCCGAGGCCGGGGTGATCGGATACGAGCCCAGGTACAGCGGCAGGTCCGCCTGGCGGGACGCGGCGACCAGCCCGTAGGACAGGGCGAGGTTTCCGGAGATGTTCCGGTAGGTGCCGACGGGGAAGGCCGTGGTGGCCGGGGCGATCTCGTAGGAGACGGCGAAGTCCTCGGTCGTCTCGCCGAAGTTCCAGCCCGCGCGGAAGGCGGTGATGTTGGCGGCCGCGATGTCGGGTTTCTTGGCGAACTTCGACTTCAGGAACTTCTCGGT contains the following coding sequences:
- a CDS encoding 2-oxoacid:acceptor oxidoreductase subunit alpha, which produces MTSQVSSPAEQADEAVVGEQRKPAGTKDVRRLDRVIIRFAGDSGDGMQLTGDRFTSETASFGNDLSTLPNFPAEIRAPAGTLPGVSSFQLHFADHDILTPGDAPNVLVAMNPAALKANIGDLPRGAEIIVNTDEFTRRAMQKVGYDASPLEDGSLDGYGLHPVPLTTLTVEALKEFDLTRKEAERSKNMFALGLLSWMYHRPTEGTEKFLKSKFAKKPDIAAANITAFRAGWNFGETTEDFAVSYEIAPATTAFPVGTYRNISGNLALSYGLVAASRQADLPLYLGSYPITPASDILHELSRHKNFGVRTFQAEDEIAGIGAALGAAFGGSLAVTTTSGPGVALKSETIGLAVSLELPLLVIDIQRGGPSTGLPTKTEQADLLQAMFGRNGEAPVPIVAPCTPADCFDAALEAARIALTYRTPVMLLSDGYLANGSEPWRIPELDELPDLTVQFAQGPNHTLEDGSEVFWPYKRDPQTLARPWAVPGTPGLEHRIGGIEKEDGTGNISYAPANHDFMVRTRQAKIDGIEVPDLVVDDPHEAKTLVLGWGSTYGPITAAVRRLRTAGESIAQAHLRHLNPFPRNLGVVLGRYEKVVIPEMNLGQLATLVRAKYLVDAHSYNQVNGMPFKAEQLAKALKEAIDG
- a CDS encoding 2-oxoacid:ferredoxin oxidoreductase subunit beta, whose amino-acid sequence is MAETSTEGTGTIEALSLVPKAEARQSMKDFKSDQEVRWCPGCGDYAILAAVQGFMPELGLAKENIVFVSGIGCSSRFPYYMNTYGMHSIHGRAPAIATGLATSRRDLSVWVVTGDGDALSIGGNHLIHALRRNVNLKILLFNNRIYGLTKGQYSPTSEVGKITKSTPMGSLDAPFNPVSLAIGAEASFVARTVDSDRKHLTQVLREAAAHKGTALIEIYQNCNIFNDGAFEVLKDKQQAEEAVIRLEHGQPIRFGTDGARGVVRDTQTGDLRVVTVTPQNESQILIHDAHSASPTTAFALSRLADPDTLHHTPIGVFRSMERPVYDTQMSDQLDTAIEQNGKGDLAALLAGGDTWTVVG
- a CDS encoding SDR family oxidoreductase — protein: MSIVVTGANGHLGRHVVEQLLEKVPADQVTAVVRTPEKGADLAERGVKIAVADYNTPDTFDALFAAGDKVLLISGSEVGNDRVGQHKVVINPAKAAGVALLAYTSAPGSLTAALADDHRGTEKVLLESGLPYVLLRNGWYHENYTENLAPVLQYNAVTHAAGEGRVSSAARADYAAAAVAVLTGEGHENKTYELGGDVAWSFAEYAAELSRQSGKEIANNAVSAEDLVGILTGAGLPEPLPAILAGVDTSIEKGELAIGSGDLSRLTGRPTTPIAESIGAALKG
- a CDS encoding helix-turn-helix domain-containing protein — protein: MCPYRLVLEHVTSRWGVLVLIELLERPYRFSELRRAIGRVSEKMLTQTLQTLERDGLVHRDAKPVIPPRVDYSLTDLGREAAQQVRGLALWTSERMGEVQKAREAYDARRSAS